The following are from one region of the Anaeropeptidivorans aminofermentans genome:
- a CDS encoding NAD-dependent protein deacylase gives MENIEKLQKIIDESKNIVFFGGAGVSTASNIPDFRSSDGLFQRKYPYPAETMLSRDFFKGHKEEFYDFYVNNMIYPDARPNHAHSGLAALEKKGKLKAVITQNIDGLHQEAGSINVLELHGSIHRNYCTKCRGFYPLDYVLENLPVPLCTCGGVVKPDVVLYGEGLDTDTLDNALKYISEAHTLIIGGTSLSVYPAASLVNYFKGTNLILINKESTAMDRNAGLLINDDIDKVFKALKI, from the coding sequence ATGGAAAATATTGAAAAACTCCAGAAAATAATAGACGAAAGCAAAAACATCGTATTTTTCGGCGGAGCAGGCGTAAGCACCGCAAGCAATATCCCTGATTTCAGAAGCTCCGACGGCCTTTTTCAAAGAAAATATCCCTATCCGGCAGAAACCATGCTAAGCAGAGACTTCTTTAAAGGCCATAAAGAAGAATTTTACGATTTTTATGTAAACAATATGATTTATCCCGATGCCAGGCCCAATCATGCCCATAGCGGCCTTGCTGCATTAGAGAAAAAAGGAAAGCTTAAAGCAGTGATTACCCAAAACATCGACGGCCTTCATCAAGAAGCCGGCTCAATAAATGTGCTGGAGCTTCACGGAAGCATTCACAGAAATTACTGCACAAAATGCCGCGGGTTTTACCCCTTGGACTATGTATTGGAAAACCTCCCCGTTCCCTTGTGCACCTGCGGCGGGGTAGTAAAGCCTGATGTGGTCTTATACGGGGAGGGGCTTGACACAGATACCTTGGATAATGCCCTTAAATATATTTCAGAGGCTCATACCCTTATTATTGGGGGAACCTCTCTTTCCGTTTATCCGGCGGCTTCTCTTGTAAATTATTTCAAAGGAACAAATCTTATCCTGATTAATAAAGAGAGCACCGCTATGGACCGAAATGCCGGCCTTTTAATTAATGACGATATTGATAAGGTATTTAAAGCTCTTAAAATATAA